The DNA window TCTTATTTTTAATCTTAAGAGCCAGGGAGAGGTACGCAAACACCATTGATGTTCGTCAACATCAATGCCTATCCTTTCGCAATCAATCCCTTTAGATTTATCTTAAAGTTATCCTATAGGCAGAGACAATAAGTTTAAACCCTCTAAAGGCATAGGTGAAATAGCGCAGGTTTTCAAAACAGTTGAGCCTGCCTCTTAGTCCGCCCTCATTCCCTATCTCCTTCTGTAAAAGGACAAGGGCCTCTGATTCAAGAATCCTTCCCCTTTTGAGAAGAGAGATTTAGGGCGAGGGCAGATATATTCAGAATAGTCTACGGGTTAATAAATCAGAGACTCGTCTAAACAGAATTTACTGATCAAGATTAAGGTTATTGCGCAGGTTCTCAGCGGTGTTTTTCAGTTTCCGTTGCGTATTCTCAACCAGACCCCTATCAGCATTTCCGCCATTCCTCAATCGTTGTTGAGCTTGTTCAACTAGCTCATTGCCGTCTTCATTTCCATTGGTATAGGGAAAAGTTGCTTCACTGGAGGAAGAAGACCGCGTGGCATCGATTGATTGAGAGGAGCGCTCTACATCAAATAGGGCTGGATCATTCACTTCTCTACTTTCGTATCCTTGCTCAACCGTAGTTGCAATTAAACTGATGACAGCAAAGACGGTAATTGCAAGCTGACGGAGTTGAATTGATTTAAACCAAGCAAACAACGATTTCATCATGGCGTTTCTTTTTCTCCTTTGTCTCTTCTTAAAATTTGAACACAACGCTAATCCAGTTCCAGTGGTTTCTCTTACTTCTTCCCACTCTGAACACCTATAGCAGCCCTAAACCAGTTGTGAGATTGAGCGGCTTTGTGAACAAGGATTCCATTTAAATTCTTTCTCACAATCCATTTAGGATCGCCATACCGTGCCAATTTCAAATGGAGCAAACTGTCAGGTGAAATGAAGTAGGACGAGGCATTTAAGCTCTAGTATGGCACCTGGAAATGCAGCATTTAGAGCCTTTTTGCCCGACATTCCTCTCAGACTACCCAGACCCATATTGACATTTTTAATTGCCAGGTTAATCACCCTGGTCAGGTTTCATTTTAGATAGGCTGTGGCACACATTTGCATGCCAGGTCTAACTGTACAGAATCGAGAAAGAATCGAGAAAACCCACCATTTACAATAGCTAGAGGTTACAACACCGCTATCTATCTAAAGGTCCAGATTCCAGGGCAAAGTTCTTTCCCGAAGTGCTTCTCCTACAAAAGAAAATCACCAGTGTTATCGCAAAAAGCGTAAAAATGGTTATTTCTTGTATGGATAACTACAAGCCTACTTTACAGAAGCTTATTCCCCAGGGAGAAGTGATATAGCTCTGGTCTCAATAAGCTTATGGCTATTGTTTCACTGCTCAGCGTTGAACTGCTACAGCGAAATCCCTGTTTACTCAACTTATGGAGACGCGCATGACAGTCAAAAGAACTAAAAGTATGACCAACAGATTGGCTAGCTCCGTCGGGATCGTTAGTGCTGGTGTTTTGCTTAGCTTTCCCGTATTGGCAATGAATAACGCCCAATCCTCAACTTCTGACCTTGCTGCCCAAGCATCAACCTCGTTGATAGCGCAAGGGGGCAGCGGCGGCAGCGCTGGTGGCAGCGGGAGTGGTTCAAGCTCCGGTGGCAGCGGTACGACTGCGCCAGGTCCAGCAGGGGGCGGTTCCGGCACAGGCACCTATAATCCCGGTGCTAATAATGGCAGTGGGTCAGGCAACACCTCCCCCAACACGGGTGGTTCTAGTGGTTCGGGTGCAGGCACCTACGGCAACCCTGGCTCTACGGATGGAAGTGGCTCTGGCACCACCTCTCCGGGCACCACTTCTCCGGGCACGGGTGGCACGGGCGGGTCGGGTACAGGCACCTACACCAGTCCGACCGATGGAAGTGGCTCAGGCACCGGTGGTTCTTCCACAACCCCAGGGTCTAGCGGGGGCACTGGCAATACCCAAACTAGCCCAGGCACCGGCGGTACAGGGGACAACGGTTCTGGAGGGGTGCAGGGGCTTTGGTAAATTTGTTCTTCTATCCCATGTAGAGGGCTGGTTTTAGTCTATTCTCGTCTCAAAAGGCAGAGGGTCAAAACAGACCCTCTGCCTTTTGAGTTATGAAACCTGGCTGTAGCTCGATACATAATTCTGATATAGCAGTCCTAAATCATTTGTGAAAAAGGAGAGTTGTGAAAGTCTTTTCCTCCGGGAAAGCCCTTTCACAATCCAAATAGGATCGCTATATCCAGTACTGAGTGTTGGGGGCTGAGTACTAGACTTTATCGCAGTTCCCATTGTCACGCCTTTGCAAGCGACTTGGCATGAACCGATCGAATGTGGTGTGCGGTACCCCAGATCTCCGCTCTCAGGCAGGGCTATTCAATCATTTCAGTGAAGCTCAACGAGAGATGGGGGATCTTGGCTAACCAAGTTGCCTATGGCTTTATCAAGTAATGAGTAAACAGCGTCCGAAGAAAACAAATCTGGAACAAATTGCCCAAGAACATTTTGGTTATACCCGGTTAAGAACGGGGCAGGAAGCAGCGATTCAATCGGTGTTAGCGGGTCGGGATACATTGGTTGTGATGCCCACCGGGTCAGGTAAATCAGCCATTTATCAGATTGCCGCTTTTTTGCTTTCCCGTTCCTGTGTGGTCGTTTCGCCTTTGATTGCCCTCCAGCGCGACCAGGTGAAGGCGATCGAGGGGCAGGATGTGGGTGAGGCAGCTGTGGTTAACTCTGCGATCGGCACGACTGAGCGATCGGAAGCCTTTGAACAACTGGAGGCAGGAGACCTGGAGTTTTTGTTTTTGGCACCGGAACAGTTCAATTCCTCGACCACTCTGGAGCATTTGCAAACGGCAAAGCCATCCTTATTTGTTGTCGATGAAGCCCACTGCATCACCGCCTGGGGGCACGATTTTCGCCCCGATTATTTGCGCCTGGGGCAGGTGATAGAAGCCCTGGGGCATCCTTGTATTCTGGCATTGACTGCGACCGCTGCCCCGACCGTCAGAACTGAAATTGTCGAGCGCCTGGGAATGCAGCAGGCGTCTGTGATTGTCCAGGGGTTCGATCGCCCTAACATCTGGTTAAGTGTAAATCGATTTGAGGACGAAGATGAAAAGCAAGAAAGCCTCGTGGCTCAAGTTGTTGATGCTGAGAAACCAGGAATTGTTTATGTGGCAACCCGTAAGCGAACGGAGGAACTGGCGCAGCGCTTAGAGGAACAGGGGGTGCGATCGGATTTTTACCATGCCGGGATGAGGGCAGCAGACCGTAAGGCAGTAGAAGCTCGCTTTATGGAGGATGAGGTTGATGTGTTGGTGGCAACCACTGCTTTTGGGATGGGGGTCGATAAACCCAATGTCCGGTTCGTTTTCCATGCAGACATTAGCGACTCCTTAGACTCTTACTATCAGGAAATTGGTCGGGCTGGTCGGGATGATGAACCCGCTAAGGCGCAGCTTTTTTATAACCCCAATGATCTCAATTTGCGGCGGTTCTTTTCTAACCGGGGCAAGGTAAAGCCCACGGATATCAACCAGGTCATAGCAATCTTGCAGCAGCAGAAAACACCGATCGCCCCGAAAGAATTGCAAGAACAGAGCGAATTGTCGAAGTCTAAACTCAGGAGTGTTTTAAATTATCTGGCGGAGATTGGGGTGATTGAAACCATGCCGACTGGAGAAGTGATGCCCGCAACCCTACCAGCAGAGGTAGAAAATATAGCAGAAGCAGCGATTCAAATTCAGGAGCGCCAGCAGCAGTTTGAGCGATCGCGGCTGGAGATGATGCGGGGTTACGCGGAAGTTCGGGGATGTCGGCGGGAGTTTTTGCTCAATTATTTTGGCGAGAAATTTGAAGCACCCTGTGGCTGACTGTGATAATTGCAAAGCTGGAATCAGTACCGAAAGTAGGGAGCGTCAACCCTATGCCATCGATAGCCAGGTTATTCACAAATCCTGGGGGGAGGGTACGGTTTTGCGCTATGAGGGCGACAAAATCGTCATTTTGTTTGAAGCAGTGGGTTACAAGACCCTGGATATTCAGACTGCCCTGTTGCGGGGCTTGCTGCAACGGGCAACGGAGGACTCCGATCGCTAAAGCATCGGTACAGTGTTCAAAAAACCGGGTTTCTGGTGAGCGTATTCAACGAAAGTTGGGCATCCCCCAGCAGAACCCCGGTTCTGTACCAGCGTTCGAGATTGGGGGCGGGTTAAGTGGTGATACCCATTTGAAGTGAAAACGCGACAGATCGGGTAGGGGCGTTTGGCCAAACGCCCCCACAGGATGTTGACGTACCACGAAGACGATTTAATTGGGTATGGATTTTCTGAAGGGCTTGCACTTATGCAAGTCGATTGCGACTTTAAAGCTTTCCTTTAAACGCTGCCTGATTCCTTGGCTGCTGGGACATTTTGTTGTAAGAAGGGAGCCAGTTCTCGGTTCAGTTGTCCTGCCCGGACGAATTCAGCATAGGTATCTGCCTCCACTGACAGCAGTTCTAGGGTGAATTGTTCAGTAGCGAAGGTGCGTAAATCTGGGTACTCGTTCCGCAACGTTTCAACTTCTTCCTCCAGGCGAGCAATTTCTCCTTTGATTAAAGACGCCTGATACTGGTAGAATTCCGGTTCAATTGCGGGTCGATCGGCGGATTGCCCCAGGTATTGTAATACTCGCTTCAGGGCGGTTAAGCGGGCGATCGCTGCTGAAAACTGTTGGCGTAAGGATTGATCTCCCAGCAGGTTGAGCCGATCCAGCAGAGGTTTGATGGTTAAGCCCTGAACCAGTAAGGTGAACAGCACAACCCCAAACACCGTGGCAATGATTTCTTCCCGATCGGGCAGAATTGCAGGTACACTCAACGCAAGGGCGATCGACACCGATCCCCGCAGCCCACCCCACCAGACGACCGTTTGTTCTTTGAGCGAAATAGGCTGCTCCGATAACTGATTACTGAAGGCACTCAAGCAAAAAATGGAAATTGCCCGGAACCCTAGCATTGCCATCAGTGCAATGGCAATAATGCCCAGGTTCTGACTCAAAACGTTAAACCGAACTTGAGTCCCAATCAACAGAAATACGATCGAGTTGACAAAGAAAGCCAGAAATTCCCAAAACTCACTCACAATGATTCGCGTTCGGGGATTCATGCCGATTCGGGAACCGAAGTTACCCAAAATTAATCCGGTTGCGACGACTCCAATGACCCCCGAACCACCCAGATCCTCTGTGATGAAATAGGTGCCAAAAGCAGAAACTAAGGTCAGTGACTGTTCTACCAGCGGCAAGTCAAATCGTTGGGTTAAGTAAGAAATTCCAAACCCTATCAGGCTCCCTACGGCAATGCCAACCCCAATGACGCGCACAAATTCAAGCAATGCCGATTGAATTGAGAGATCCGCCGTTCCCAGGGGCAGGGCAACCAGAAAGCCAAAGGCGACGACTGCCATGCCATCGTTAAACAGGCTTTCCCCTTCCACCAGAGCGTTGAGCCGACTGCTCACCCCCAGTTCTCGAAATAGGGCGATGACCGAAACGGGATCGGTCGCAGATAGACTGGCACCAATCAACAGGGCAGTAGCCAGCGATACCCCCGCCAGTTGATTCAGCCCCAGGGCAATCCCCGCGATCGCGATAATGACGCCGATTACAGCATAGAGACAAACGGGCAGTAACTCTTGCTTGAGTTCCTGCCATCTTAGATTCCATGCGGCTTCAAACAGGAGCGGTGGTAAAAAGATTGAGAGGATCAGTTGGGGGGATAGCTCGACCAGCCGTATATCAACAAATGCTAACCCCAATCCCACAATCACCAGTAGTAGGGTGTAGGGAATCTGGCGGAACCAACTAAAAATGCGCGGCAATGTTGCCACACTCAGAGAAATCGACAAAACGAGTAAAAATTGTTTAAGGTTTGTCTCGATCGCGACTTCACCTAAACCTGCATCCATTATTTTGCTCCCAAAATTCGGTCTTTCCGATCTCACCCCAAAGGAATATACCCCGTGCAGCCACAAGTAATATAGTCTTGGATTTTGAATTTTGCGGTTTTCCGGCAAAAAAATTGCTCGCAACTAACCAGAGACAGAAAGAATCTCTCTTATGTGTGAGGTACGCAGACGCTGAAGCGAAGAGAATCAAGTTAGTTCTTAATACGCCTGAAACTCGTACCTGATTGAGTATGAAGGATTTTCCTATTTCACCTACTTCTGAAAGCGATCGCATCCTGGTTGTTGATGATCTCGCTGACAACTCTTTCCTGTTGCAAACTGTTCTCGAAGCGGAGGGCTACCAGGTTGAAGTTGCAGACAGTGGTCGAGCAGCTCTAGATAAAATTTCTGCTGACCCACCTGACATGGTGCTGTTAGATGTGATGATGCCAGAAATGAACGGTTTTGAAGTAACCCGTCAGGTTCGCCAAAACCCTGACCTGCCTTTTATTCCGATTCTATTAATTACGGGTTACACCGAACCGGTTCCCGCCGACGGATTTGACGTTGGAGCCGATGGGTTCATTCGCAAACCCGTTGATTTTGATGATTTGATTCATCGTATCGAATCGATTTTGCAACCGAGGCACACCATTGATGTGTCTCTTGAGGATTAATACAATTCTGATTTGTGTTTGTATAAACCCTTAAACTTCCCAGATACTCAACCAAATATTATTGGCAAGAATTGTCAAACTCTGCAATTCGAACCCAATCATTGTTCGATTTCACCTAATGAAATTAGATCTTGGAGTATACATGCATCACCTAGATGCTCCGATGGAATCAACTCTGGTTAGTACGCAATCCACCCCAACAGATTCGGGTAGAGCAAATCCCAATGGAAACATTCACTTCGAAGGCATATTCATCTGGTTTCCCCTATGCTTTCTTGTCGTCTGGTCAATTGCACGCCTGTGCCGGGGTAGCATTGCCAATTCACCCCTTAGAGCGCCCAAACTGAGCTGGCATGAAATGACCTTTAAGCGTCCAGCCAAAATTCCCTGTCGTAGTTGTCGATACTTTACCAATAACGCCTATCTCAAATGCACCGTGCATCCAACTATAGCGATGACGCAAGCGGCGACCGATTGCTCTGATTACCAGAACAAGCACGGAGAAAACCCCTTTCAAAACAAGCTGAAATAAACGAACCGGACTCCGTAGCAGACCTGGTAGAAACCCGGTTTCTGATACTGTTGTAACTAGAGATTTATATCTATTTAACCAAGCGCAGCGATCGCAATCAATCCCTGTAGAGACGTTCCCACGGAACGCCCCTACGGTTAAAATCGAACTCCATATCCCGCCTTAAGGAGCGGTTGGCGAGACCACACCAGGTGTGCCCGTGTCTTCTACTGGGGCTGTTACAGCGGTACTACCCCTGGCGCGAATTTCCTGCAACAGACCCACTTCTTCCAGTTGTTGTGTGATTAAATTGGGTCTACAAACTTCAGGAACCACAACCATTTGATTGTGGGGATTTTCGTAGTAAATGCTAGGGCAGGGGTTCTGAGGAACGGGGGGAATGCCAGCCACTTTAAGTTCTGACAATTTCACCGTTGCACCCGTAGAAGGAATCACGACGGTATCCGTTGGGGCATTCTGTTGATCGGGGATCTGGGCAACGGGCATCGCGATCGCAGGTATGGAAATTATCGGCAGACTAATGAGTAACCCACTCAAGATTGTACTAATTCGGTTGGCACAGTTTGCTTGACGGCGAAAAGCAATCATAAAACCTCCTTTTTGGTCTTACCGAGTTGTTATTGAGTCTAACGAGTAATACGCAGAATTTTATCTCCCCTGGAAGGGCAACTTCCCCGACCGTCGCAGTTGCTGGTTGTTACATACAACTCCCGATCAGGTCCCATAATGGCTTCTCGGAGCCGTCCCAGTTTCCCCTGTAAATAAACTTCCTGACGCTGAATCTGTTGTGGTGCCTGGGGATTAAACACAATCCGTTGCAGATGCTCAGACCGAAGGGTGGCAATCATTAAGTTTCCCTTCCATTCAGGAATCGCATCTCCGGTGTAGATGGTTGCACCACCGGGAGGAAGTGCCCGTTGCCAAACAATTGATGGAGTCACCAGCCCTTTACGGGATTCACAACTGTAGAGGGTTGGCCAGCCCAAATTATTTCCTGCTCTGGCAACAACGGCTTTGTCGTGCCCACTTCTGCCCAACTCGCCACTGGGACCATGATCCGTCACCCACAGGGTTGATGGATTGATCCAATCAAACCCCTGGGTATTACGAATGCCCGTAATGTATACAGGACTCTTGGGGAAGGGATTG is part of the Kovacikia minuta CCNUW1 genome and encodes:
- a CDS encoding RecQ family ATP-dependent DNA helicase, encoding MSKQRPKKTNLEQIAQEHFGYTRLRTGQEAAIQSVLAGRDTLVVMPTGSGKSAIYQIAAFLLSRSCVVVSPLIALQRDQVKAIEGQDVGEAAVVNSAIGTTERSEAFEQLEAGDLEFLFLAPEQFNSSTTLEHLQTAKPSLFVVDEAHCITAWGHDFRPDYLRLGQVIEALGHPCILALTATAAPTVRTEIVERLGMQQASVIVQGFDRPNIWLSVNRFEDEDEKQESLVAQVVDAEKPGIVYVATRKRTEELAQRLEEQGVRSDFYHAGMRAADRKAVEARFMEDEVDVLVATTAFGMGVDKPNVRFVFHADISDSLDSYYQEIGRAGRDDEPAKAQLFYNPNDLNLRRFFSNRGKVKPTDINQVIAILQQQKTPIAPKELQEQSELSKSKLRSVLNYLAEIGVIETMPTGEVMPATLPAEVENIAEAAIQIQERQQQFERSRLEMMRGYAEVRGCRREFLLNYFGEKFEAPCG
- a CDS encoding cation:proton antiporter — its product is MDAGLGEVAIETNLKQFLLVLSISLSVATLPRIFSWFRQIPYTLLLVIVGLGLAFVDIRLVELSPQLILSIFLPPLLFEAAWNLRWQELKQELLPVCLYAVIGVIIAIAGIALGLNQLAGVSLATALLIGASLSATDPVSVIALFRELGVSSRLNALVEGESLFNDGMAVVAFGFLVALPLGTADLSIQSALLEFVRVIGVGIAVGSLIGFGISYLTQRFDLPLVEQSLTLVSAFGTYFITEDLGGSGVIGVVATGLILGNFGSRIGMNPRTRIIVSEFWEFLAFFVNSIVFLLIGTQVRFNVLSQNLGIIAIALMAMLGFRAISIFCLSAFSNQLSEQPISLKEQTVVWWGGLRGSVSIALALSVPAILPDREEIIATVFGVVLFTLLVQGLTIKPLLDRLNLLGDQSLRQQFSAAIARLTALKRVLQYLGQSADRPAIEPEFYQYQASLIKGEIARLEEEVETLRNEYPDLRTFATEQFTLELLSVEADTYAEFVRAGQLNRELAPFLQQNVPAAKESGSV
- a CDS encoding response regulator, giving the protein MKDFPISPTSESDRILVVDDLADNSFLLQTVLEAEGYQVEVADSGRAALDKISADPPDMVLLDVMMPEMNGFEVTRQVRQNPDLPFIPILLITGYTEPVPADGFDVGADGFIRKPVDFDDLIHRIESILQPRHTIDVSLED